The following coding sequences are from one Syngnathus acus chromosome 14, fSynAcu1.2, whole genome shotgun sequence window:
- the uvrag gene encoding UV radiation resistance-associated gene protein isoform X2, protein MSSITGRVLPISAASVTNSGASSSRSLHVELTSQQRRLRHLRSIAARNIVNKNGSPLLDTYFTLHLCIGDRISSDFYKSEVIRDSLNPTWRSLDFGMLPDLLDTSLSCFVVRIWGGQEEHFQLLIEWKVNLDGLRYTGQQIRSRNTNEIIFGLNDGYYAADFDHKDHSERKKNSLLQVDQSSVRNSYSVFSLLRLHTAQRAIKQTQVTVQKIGKEIEEKLRTTATCTVRKKERECMQLRLAVLHSELQRQRKALGREIDVRQKDMAQLQKKEEVYSSQHQSLKEEKESLTMLHKECTAKREQFLKFNAQLTFRCRQLLSELSYIYPIDATNPSDYVICGVKLPNSEDFQAKDDGSLAVALGYTAHLVLMISCFLQIPLRYPVIHKGSRSSIRDTITDRLTEKEREFPLYPRGERFHFEYGVYLLNKNIAQLRYQHGLTTPDLQQTLPNLKNFLEHGLLVRCGKCLAYLGECLLCTCG, encoded by the exons AGACGACTGCGTCACCTCCGGAGCATCGCGGCAAGAAACATTGTCAATAAAAATGGCTCTCCACTGCTGGACACATACTTTACCCTCCATCTGTGTATTGGAGATCGCATATCTAGCG ATTTTTACAAGAGTGAAGTCATACGAGACTCACTG AATCCTACTTGGAGGAGTTTGGACTTTGGCATGTTACCAGACCTTCTGGACACCTCATTATCTTGTTTTGTGGTAAGGATCTGGGGAGGACAGGAGGAACATTTCCAGCTCCTCATAGAATGGAAGGTCAATCTCGATGGCCTCAGATACACGGGGCAACAG ATTCGATCCAGGAATACAAATGAGATCATATTTGGCTTGAACGATGGCTACTATGCGGCTGACTTTGACCATAAG GATCATTCGGAGCGGAAGAAAAATAGTCTACTTCAGGTCGACCAGAGCTCAGTCCGAAATTCATACAGCGTTTTCTCTTTGCTCAG GCTCCATACAGCCCAAAGAGCCATCAAACAGACCCAAGTCACAGTGCAGAAAATTGGGAAGGAGATTGAGGAGAAGCTGAGAACAACAGCAACATGCACAGTGCGG aaaaaagagcgggagtgcatGCAGCTGCGTTTAGCTGTTCTTCATAGCGAACTGCAGCGGCAGAGGAAGGCCCTCGGTCGAGAAATAGACGTGCGGCAGAAGGACATGGCACAGCTTCAGAAGAAAG AGGAAGTGTATTCTTCTCAACACCAAAGTctgaaggaggaaaaagaatCCTTAACCATGCTGCATAAGGAATGTACGGCCAAGAG AGAGCAGTTCCTGAAGTTCAATGCTCAACTCACGTTTCGCTGCCGCCAGCTTCTCTCGGAGCTTTCCTACATTTATCCCATCGATGCG ACAAACCCGTCAGATTATGTTATCTGCGGAGTGAAGCTGCCAAATTCGGAAGACTTTCAAG CAAAGGACGATGGGAGTTTGGCAGTTGCTCTGGGCTATACGGCACACTTGGTCCTGATGATCTCGTGCTTCCTGCAGATCCCTCTTAGGTATCCGGTCATCCACAAGGGTTCACGCTCCTCCATCAGAGATACAATCACTGACAGACTTACTGAAAAGGAGAGAGA ATTCCCTTTGTACCCCCGAGGAGAgcggtttcattttgaatatggTGTCTACTTGCTCAACAAGAACATTGCTCAG ctgAGATATCAACACGGCTTGACCACCCCAGACCTACAGCAAACGCTACCCAATCTGAAGAACTTTCTGGAACATGGCTTGCTTGTCAGATG CGGAAAATGTCTGGCATACTTGGGCGAGTGCCTGCTGTGCACTTGTGGATGA
- the uvrag gene encoding UV radiation resistance-associated gene protein isoform X1 produces MSSITGRVLPISAASVTNSGASSSRSLHVELTSQQRRLRHLRSIAARNIVNKNGSPLLDTYFTLHLCIGDRISSDFYKSEVIRDSLNPTWRSLDFGMLPDLLDTSLSCFVVRIWGGQEEHFQLLIEWKVNLDGLRYTGQQIRSRNTNEIIFGLNDGYYAADFDHKDHSERKKNSLLQVDQSSVRNSYSVFSLLRLHTAQRAIKQTQVTVQKIGKEIEEKLRTTATCTVRKKERECMQLRLAVLHSELQRQRKALGREIDVRQKDMAQLQKKEEVYSSQHQSLKEEKESLTMLHKECTAKREQFLKFNAQLTFRCRQLLSELSYIYPIDATNPSDYVICGVKLPNSEDFQAKDDGSLAVALGYTAHLVLMISCFLQIPLRYPVIHKGSRSSIRDTITDRLTEKEREFPLYPRGERFHFEYGVYLLNKNIAQLRYQHGLTTPDLQQTLPNLKNFLEHGLLVRCDRHHVSSSIPMPAKSHLGVPTASDVTKPRHTSSPDRGLRKRASSEADKYKTKPPPSCAVAVGEAPTTIAQTMQSSSPKLLSSSLDANMASLDLTESTEAKEEEKEIGQDGGATAEVETHNSTYKDVHKDETEEPCSSSTLEDNPVGASQHTGVMNGSLVPGQATGPTPGPGACCSVERAEEIMGTEATNLALGMGLRVGLELAEETTMEDYRCIPVDQAVAVECDEQVLGELDVAGFEEFSRRIYALNENMSSFRRPRKNSDK; encoded by the exons AGACGACTGCGTCACCTCCGGAGCATCGCGGCAAGAAACATTGTCAATAAAAATGGCTCTCCACTGCTGGACACATACTTTACCCTCCATCTGTGTATTGGAGATCGCATATCTAGCG ATTTTTACAAGAGTGAAGTCATACGAGACTCACTG AATCCTACTTGGAGGAGTTTGGACTTTGGCATGTTACCAGACCTTCTGGACACCTCATTATCTTGTTTTGTGGTAAGGATCTGGGGAGGACAGGAGGAACATTTCCAGCTCCTCATAGAATGGAAGGTCAATCTCGATGGCCTCAGATACACGGGGCAACAG ATTCGATCCAGGAATACAAATGAGATCATATTTGGCTTGAACGATGGCTACTATGCGGCTGACTTTGACCATAAG GATCATTCGGAGCGGAAGAAAAATAGTCTACTTCAGGTCGACCAGAGCTCAGTCCGAAATTCATACAGCGTTTTCTCTTTGCTCAG GCTCCATACAGCCCAAAGAGCCATCAAACAGACCCAAGTCACAGTGCAGAAAATTGGGAAGGAGATTGAGGAGAAGCTGAGAACAACAGCAACATGCACAGTGCGG aaaaaagagcgggagtgcatGCAGCTGCGTTTAGCTGTTCTTCATAGCGAACTGCAGCGGCAGAGGAAGGCCCTCGGTCGAGAAATAGACGTGCGGCAGAAGGACATGGCACAGCTTCAGAAGAAAG AGGAAGTGTATTCTTCTCAACACCAAAGTctgaaggaggaaaaagaatCCTTAACCATGCTGCATAAGGAATGTACGGCCAAGAG AGAGCAGTTCCTGAAGTTCAATGCTCAACTCACGTTTCGCTGCCGCCAGCTTCTCTCGGAGCTTTCCTACATTTATCCCATCGATGCG ACAAACCCGTCAGATTATGTTATCTGCGGAGTGAAGCTGCCAAATTCGGAAGACTTTCAAG CAAAGGACGATGGGAGTTTGGCAGTTGCTCTGGGCTATACGGCACACTTGGTCCTGATGATCTCGTGCTTCCTGCAGATCCCTCTTAGGTATCCGGTCATCCACAAGGGTTCACGCTCCTCCATCAGAGATACAATCACTGACAGACTTACTGAAAAGGAGAGAGA ATTCCCTTTGTACCCCCGAGGAGAgcggtttcattttgaatatggTGTCTACTTGCTCAACAAGAACATTGCTCAG ctgAGATATCAACACGGCTTGACCACCCCAGACCTACAGCAAACGCTACCCAATCTGAAGAACTTTCTGGAACATGGCTTGCTTGTCAGATG TGACCGACACCACGTTTCCAGCTCCATCCCAATGCCAGCCAAGTCTCACCTCGGCGTGCCTACTGCCTCGGACGTGACCAAGCCGCGGCACACCAGCTCCCCGGATCGGGGCCTGAGGAAGAGAGCGAGCTCTGAGGctgacaaatacaaaacaaaacctccGCCCAGTTGTGCCGTGGCCGTGGGGGAGGCGCCGACCACCATAGCCCAAACAATGCAATCATCTTCGCCGAAACTCTTGTCTTCCTCTCTGGATGCCAATATGGCCTCGCTTGACCTCACCGAGAGCACCGAAGccaaagaggaggaaaaagagaTTGGGCAAGATGGAGGTGCAACCGCTGAGGTGGAGACACACAACAGCACTTATAAAGATGTCCACAAAGATGAGACGGAAGAGCCCTGCAGCTCTTCTACACTGGAAGACAATCCCGTGGGCGCAAGTCAGCACACAGGTGTCATGAATGGCTCTTTGGTACCAGGACAGGCGACAGGTCCGACTCCAGGTCCCGGTGCGTGCTGCTCAGTGGAGCGAGCCGAGGAGATCATGGGCACCGAGGCCACCAACCTGGCCCTGGGAATGGGACTACGAGTGGGCTTAGAGCTCGCCGAGGAAACCACCATGGAAGACTACCGCTGCATCCCCGTGGACCAAGCGGTAGCTGTGGAATGTGATGAGCAGGTGCTGGGGGAGCTGGATGTGGCCGGCTTTGAGGAGTTCTCCAGACGCATCTACGCACTGAATGAGAATATGTCCAGCTTCCGTCGACCGCGTAAAAACTCAGACAAGTGA